One part of the Tenacibaculum sp. 190130A14a genome encodes these proteins:
- a CDS encoding DUF5689 domain-containing protein translates to MKKINLYKIFAILFIAISTSCVDNNDFVLPTVGEDKEYTNLMPLSDIVALYNGGVVDFDQYIEDNNLEDINTYGYVISDDREGNYFKTLIIQDKAENPTVGVEIRIDATNLNAVYNVGRKVYIKLKGLALSKYFTNFQIGANGGTSVDRIDESEYRNHIERSSELTDIVPTTLKIGELTDNLINTLVKIENVQSDQKGLTYADPNSTFSVNRTFKSCETFEKIIMRTSGFANFKSFLIPDMKGSVTAVLGKFSSDYQLYIRDTNDVNFTQEYGCNNNPTAATLAEIKALYTGSETTITQNSKIKIVVTSDLSKANTSNRNAFGQDASAGIALRFSDTYNLNLGDEIEIAVGGLKLSEFRGLLQLNLSTGDIISNTPGTLPTPEVITIAQALTGDYQGKLVSIEGVQFKDITKTYSGSNEFTSDCTDALATFVSSSATFAGDQVSDKKGTVTGVMSSFNSPQIYIRDTTDVNFTEDYACGSTTPAGPAKIFFSELADPNNEFGARFIEIYNAGTENIDLTGWTLRRYTNGSTTPSSSSIDLTGNTINAAQAFVIAADATKFQATFGFAPDLTEGAANTNGDDNFELVNPSGQVVDVFGVPGEDGSNTNHEFEDGRAYRKASVTEGNPTYTFSEWDIWNDTGAAGTTNAPQDAPGNFTPGVR, encoded by the coding sequence ATGAAAAAAATTAATTTATATAAAATCTTTGCAATTTTATTTATTGCAATATCTACATCTTGTGTAGATAATAATGACTTTGTTCTTCCAACAGTTGGAGAGGATAAAGAATACACGAACTTAATGCCTTTAAGTGATATTGTAGCACTTTATAACGGTGGAGTAGTAGATTTTGATCAATACATTGAAGATAACAACTTAGAGGATATCAATACTTACGGATATGTTATTTCTGATGATAGAGAAGGAAACTACTTTAAAACATTAATTATCCAAGATAAAGCTGAAAATCCAACAGTTGGTGTAGAAATCAGAATTGATGCTACTAACTTAAACGCAGTTTACAATGTTGGTAGAAAAGTATACATCAAATTAAAAGGTTTAGCTTTAAGTAAGTACTTTACAAATTTCCAAATTGGAGCAAACGGTGGTACTAGCGTTGATAGAATTGATGAATCTGAATATAGAAACCATATTGAACGTTCTTCTGAATTAACAGACATCGTTCCAACTACTTTAAAAATTGGGGAGTTAACAGATAACTTGATCAACACTCTTGTAAAAATTGAGAACGTACAATCAGATCAAAAAGGATTAACATATGCAGATCCTAACAGTACTTTTTCTGTAAACAGAACATTTAAGAGCTGTGAAACTTTTGAAAAGATTATTATGAGAACTAGTGGTTTTGCAAACTTTAAGTCTTTTTTAATCCCTGACATGAAAGGAAGTGTTACTGCTGTTTTAGGAAAGTTTAGTAGTGATTACCAATTATACATCAGAGATACAAATGATGTAAACTTTACGCAGGAATACGGTTGTAACAACAACCCAACAGCTGCCACTTTAGCTGAAATTAAAGCTTTATATACTGGAAGTGAAACTACAATTACTCAAAACTCTAAAATTAAGATTGTTGTTACTTCAGATTTATCTAAAGCAAATACATCAAACAGAAATGCTTTCGGACAAGATGCAAGTGCTGGTATCGCTTTACGTTTTAGTGATACTTACAACTTAAACTTAGGAGATGAAATCGAAATCGCTGTTGGTGGTTTAAAATTAAGTGAGTTTAGAGGTTTATTACAATTAAACTTATCTACCGGAGACATTATTAGCAACACTCCTGGTACGTTACCAACTCCAGAAGTTATTACTATTGCTCAAGCTTTAACGGGAGACTACCAAGGTAAATTAGTTTCTATTGAGGGTGTTCAATTTAAAGATATTACTAAAACATATTCTGGATCAAATGAATTCACTTCAGATTGTACAGATGCTTTAGCAACATTTGTAAGTAGCTCTGCTACTTTTGCTGGAGATCAAGTAAGTGATAAAAAAGGTACGGTAACTGGTGTTATGAGTTCATTTAATTCTCCTCAAATTTATATTAGAGATACTACTGATGTAAACTTCACGGAAGATTATGCTTGTGGTTCAACAACTCCAGCTGGACCAGCAAAAATATTCTTCTCTGAATTAGCGGATCCTAACAATGAATTCGGTGCAAGATTTATCGAAATTTATAATGCAGGTACAGAGAATATTGATTTAACAGGATGGACACTTAGAAGATATACGAATGGTTCAACTACTCCTTCAAGTAGTTCTATTGACTTAACAGGAAATACAATTAACGCAGCACAAGCATTTGTTATTGCTGCTGACGCGACAAAATTCCAAGCTACTTTTGGTTTTGCTCCAGATTTAACTGAGGGTGCAGCTAACACAAACGGTGATGATAACTTTGAGTTAGTGAATCCGAGTGGACAAGTAGTTGATGTTTTTGGTGTTCCTGGTGAAGATGGTTCTAACACTAATCACGAATTTGAAGATGGTAGAGCGTATCGTAAAGCTTCGGTTACTGAAGGAAACCCTACATATACATTCTCTGAATGGGATATTTGGAATGACACTGGTGCTGC